GGCACGGCCGTCCACGCGGCCCGGATCGGACGCGCCGGCGCCGAGCAGGGCGTCGCCGCCGCCCACCAGGACGAGCTCGGTGGCGCCGCCGCCCGGCAGGGCCACCACGGACGTGGTGAGCGCGCGGTCCGCACCGAGGACGTCCACGGCCGTGACGGCGGTGAGGATCTTCAGGGCCGACGCCGGCGCCACCGCCTGGTCCGCGGAGCGCGCGTAGAGGACCTCGCCGGTGGCCGCGTCCCGCACCTCGGCCGACGCCGTCCCCGGTGCCTGTGCGAGCGCCGGGGCCACGGCCGCGGCCACGTCGGCCGGGTCCACCGGGGCGACGGACGCCAACGCGGTGGAGGACGGCGCCGTCGCGCCCCCGGACGGCGAGGCGGCCGGGACCGGGGCGGACGGCGCGGAGGCGGCCGGGGCGGCGGGGGTCGGGAGACGCGGGAGGAGGACGTCGTGGGCCAGGAGCCCGAGCAGGGCGCAGATCGCCAGGGCCAGCAGCACGCGGGTCACGGCGGCCACGCGGGCGGCCCGGTTCGAGGGGGTCACCTCCCGGTTGTACCACGGCGTTCCGCGACCCCGGGTCCGAGCTGGTCAGGGAATTGCCAGGTTCCGGGCAGGGTGCGTCCATGGTGGGTTCGTACGCTGAAGGCACCTCATCGAAGGTGCGAGCGATGCAGGTGCGAGTGATGACAGGCGAAGGGCCCCGGTCGGCGAGACCGGGGCCCTTCCCACGTCCGGTGGCCGGCCGGGGACGGACACGGGAGGGCCGGACGCCGCCCCGGTAGGCTGGCCCCAGTTCCGCCGGGCGGCGCGCCGCCGTCGTCCCGGGCACCGAGCAGATCCACCGAAGGAGAGTCATGGCGCACGACGTCACCATCGAGATCCCCGCGGGCTCCCGCGTCAAGTACGAGTTCGACCACGAGACCGGCCGCCTGCGCCTGGACCGCGTGCTGTTCACCTCCATGCAGTACCCCACGCACTACGGCTACTTCGAGAACACCCTCGGCGAGGACGGCGACCCGCTGGACGCCCTCGTGTTCCTCCCCGGGTTCGACCTGGTCCCCGGCTGCATCGTCGAGGCCCGTCCCGTGGGCGTGTTCAACATGACCGACGACGGCGGCGGCGACGCCAAGCTGCTGTGCGTCCCGGCGGACAAGCGCTTCGACCACATCCAGGAGCTCGAGGACGTCGAGGAGTCCCTGAAGCAGGAGATCGAGCACTTCTTCACCCGCTACAAGGACCTGGAGCCCGGCAAGTGGGTCAAGGCCG
This sequence is a window from Micrococcus porci. Protein-coding genes within it:
- a CDS encoding inorganic diphosphatase, which codes for MAHDVTIEIPAGSRVKYEFDHETGRLRLDRVLFTSMQYPTHYGYFENTLGEDGDPLDALVFLPGFDLVPGCIVEARPVGVFNMTDDGGGDAKLLCVPADKRFDHIQELEDVEESLKQEIEHFFTRYKDLEPGKWVKADGWEGREAAEKELEASIERFAAEGEHSPSDEPQGRDVDTEEAAPAAEQEA